The following are encoded in a window of Microcaecilia unicolor chromosome 14, aMicUni1.1, whole genome shotgun sequence genomic DNA:
- the LOC115457289 gene encoding olfactory receptor 4E2-like, whose protein sequence is MAVSNETRVTEFILLGLSSDPDLQIVFFVQFLVMYLLAITGNLLIIIAIYVDSQLHIPMYFLLSNLSFIDLSFATVTVPKFLVNFLEQSRTINFSDCIAQVFFIHLLGGTECFQLGLMAYDRYVAICNPLRYTTIMNRRACLLLVVSIWTAGFVHAFTQVFPSTLLTFCGPNEIDHFFCDVLPLSFLACSSTFVTDTLAMINSGLIALSCFLVVSISYAYIISSVLKIRSAEGRQKTFSTCASHILVVTLFFGPSVFIYLRPSVTFSGDKMVAVFYAIVTPVLNPCIYTLRNKKVKRAMKKLGSRNVSFLKKQIK, encoded by the coding sequence ATGGCAGTCAGCAATGAAACCAGAGTCACAGAATTCATCCTCCTAGGACTATCTAGTGATCCAGACTTACAGATTGTCTTCTTTGTGCAGTTTTTAGTGATGTACCTGCTCGCCATAACTGGGAAtcttctcattataatagccaTATACGTGGATTCTCAACTGCACATTCCCATGTACTTCCTCCTTAGCAACCTGTCTTTCATAGATTTGTCCTTTGCCACAGTCACTGTCCCCAAATTCCTTGTTAACTTTCTCGAGCAAAGCAGAACCATCAATTTCAGTGACTGCATTGCTCAAGTGTTTTTCATACATTTATTGGGAGGCACGGAATGCTTTCAGCTGGGCCTGATGGCTTATGATCGCTACGTTGCCATCTGCAATCCTTTGCGCTATACCACAATCATGAACAGACGAGCCTGTCTCCTGTTGGTGGTTTCTATATGGACGGCAGGTTTCGTTCACGCTTTTACACAGGTATTTCCATCAACGTTGCTGACTTTCTGCGGTCCTAATGAGATAGATCATTTCTTTTGTGACGTTCTTCCTTTGTCTTTTTTGGCTTGCTCTAGTACCTTTGTCACCGATACCTTGGCTATGATCAACAGTGGACTTATTGCCCTCAGTTGTTTCTTGGTGGTGTCAATTTCTTATGCATATATCATCTCCAGCGTCTTAAAAATTCGCTCCGCTGAGGGAAGACAAAAAACCTTTTCAACCTGTGCCTCCCACATCCTGGTGGTCACCTTGTTTTTCGGCCCCTCTGTCTTCATTTACTTGAGACCCTCAGTGACATTTTCAGGTGACAAAATGGTCGCCGTTTTTTATGCTATTGTGACCCCCGTGTTAAACCCCTGCATTTATACTCTCAGAAACAAGAAGGTGAAAAGGGCAATGAAAAAGCTGGGAAGTAGGAACGTATCTTTTCTCAAGAAGCAAATAAAATGA
- the LOC115457290 gene encoding olfactory receptor 4E2-like, whose product MAVSNETRVTEFILLGLSSDPDLQIVFFVQFLVMYLLAVAGNLLIIIAIYVDSQLHTPMYFLLSNLSFIDLSFATVTVPKFLVNVLKERKTINFSDCIAQVFFLHLLGGTECFHLSLMAYDRYVAICNPLRYTTIMNRRACLLLVVSIWAAGFVHAFAQVFPSTLLTFCGPNEIDHFFCDVLPLSFLACSSTFVTDTLAMINSGLIALSCFLVVSISYAYIISSVLKIRSAEGRQKTFSTCASHILVVTLFFGPSVFIYLRPSVTFSGDKMVAVFYAIVTPVLNPCIYTLRNKKVKRAMKKLGSRNISFLKKQIK is encoded by the coding sequence ATGGCAGTCAGCAACGAAACCAGAGTCACAGAATTCATCCTCCTAGGACTATCTAGTGATCCAGACTTACAGATTGTCTTCTTTGTGCAGTTTTTAGTGATGTACCTGCTCGCCGTAGCAGGGAAtcttctcattataatagccaTATATGTGGATTCTCAACTGCACACTCCCATGTACTTCCTCCTTAGCAACCTGTCTTTCATAGACTTATCTTTTGCCACAGTCACTGTCCCCAAATTCCTTGTTAACGTTCTCAAGGAAAGAAAAACCATCAATTTCAGTGACTGCATTGCTCAAGTGTTTTTCTTGCATTTATTGGGGGGCACAGAATGCTTTCACCTGAGCCTGATGGCTTATGATCGCTACGTTGCCATTTGCAATCCTTTGCGCTATACCACAATCATGAACAGACGAGCCTGTCTCCTGTTGGTGGTTTCTATATGGGCAGCAGGTTTCGTTCATGCTTTTGCACAGGTATTTCCATCAACGCTGCTGACTTTCTGCGGTCCTAATGAGATAGATCATTTCTTTTGTGACGTTCTTCCTTTGTCTTTTTTGGCTTGCTCTAGTACCTTTGTCACCGATACCTTGGCTATGATCAACAGTGGACTCATTGCCCTCAGTTGTTTCTTGGTGGTGTCGATTTCTTATGCATATATCATCTCCAGCGTCTTAAAAATTCGCTCCGCTGAGGGAAGACAAAAAACCTTCTCAACCTGTGCCTCCCATATCCTGGTGGTCACCTTGTTTTTCGGCCCCTCTGTCTTCATTTACTTGAGACCCTCAGTGACATTTTCAGGTGACAAAATGGTCGCCGTTTTTTATGCTATTGTGACCCCCGTGTTAAACCCCTGCATTTATACTCTCAGAAACAAGAAGGTGAAAAGGGCAATGAAAAAGCTGGGAAGTAGGAACATATCTTTTCTCAAGAAGCAAATAAAATGA